One Nonomuraea angiospora DNA segment encodes these proteins:
- the ppgK gene encoding polyphosphate--glucose phosphotransferase, producing MNVLGIDIGGSGIKGAPVDIEAGELVQERLRIPTPQPSKPDEVAEAVAEIVKHFGWNGPVGVTFPGVVKDGVVLTAANVDHSWIGVDAAKLFGGATVLNDADAAGVAEVTYGRGRGERGTVLVLTFGTGIGSALFTEGTLVPNTELGHLELRGKDAEHRASARAREEHELSWEKWAERVEEYLRHVEMLLSPTLIVIGGGASRKADKFLPHVHLDTPVVPAALQNEAGIIGAALAASRRS from the coding sequence ATGAACGTGTTGGGCATTGACATCGGCGGTTCGGGAATCAAGGGAGCCCCTGTCGACATCGAGGCCGGCGAACTGGTGCAGGAGCGCTTGCGCATTCCCACGCCCCAGCCGTCCAAGCCCGATGAGGTGGCGGAGGCGGTGGCGGAGATCGTCAAGCATTTCGGCTGGAACGGTCCGGTCGGGGTGACGTTCCCCGGCGTGGTCAAGGACGGGGTCGTGCTGACGGCCGCCAACGTGGACCACTCGTGGATCGGCGTGGACGCGGCCAAGCTGTTCGGCGGGGCGACCGTGCTGAACGACGCCGACGCGGCCGGCGTGGCGGAGGTGACCTACGGGCGCGGGCGCGGGGAGCGCGGGACCGTGCTCGTGCTGACGTTCGGCACGGGGATCGGCAGCGCGCTGTTCACCGAGGGGACGCTCGTGCCCAACACCGAGCTCGGGCACCTGGAGTTGCGGGGCAAGGACGCCGAGCACCGGGCGTCGGCGCGGGCGCGCGAGGAGCACGAGCTGAGCTGGGAGAAGTGGGCCGAGCGGGTGGAGGAGTACCTCCGGCACGTGGAGATGCTGCTGTCGCCCACGCTGATCGTCATCGGCGGAGGTGCGAGCAGGAAGGCCGACAAGTTCCTGCCGCACGTCCACCTCGACACGCCCGTGGTGCCCGCCGCCCTCCAGAACGAGGCCGGCATCATCGGCGCGGCCCTGGCCGCCTCCCGCCGCTCATGA
- a CDS encoding WXG100 family type VII secretion target, translating into MAPSPWPIIRTLKGLQLYAGVPLVSLALLESLQMDVDRVSEVAKVWKQMARDLDHPVEVLDGIPAESRRGWIADDQREFSRVTGKMHAGTEVTRDSLDQIGDILEGVANAFRIFKGAMATFSTMVAASSVYGLSMMVLSPVGAVQGRLYLRWLLNAADKVLTVMIGALLTYCMGQATVIAYLIAQGQALGDLAEPYEQDGWPRARLREVDFATVKIDKSAFPTFQYPEGGKALPDDAKDFKWVAPSRPRTN; encoded by the coding sequence ATGGCGCCCTCGCCGTGGCCGATCATCCGGACGCTCAAGGGGCTCCAGCTGTACGCGGGCGTTCCGCTGGTGTCGCTCGCCCTCCTGGAGTCCCTCCAGATGGACGTCGACCGCGTCTCGGAGGTCGCCAAGGTCTGGAAGCAGATGGCCAGGGACCTCGACCACCCCGTGGAGGTGCTCGACGGCATCCCCGCCGAGTCCCGGCGCGGCTGGATCGCCGACGACCAGCGGGAGTTCTCCCGGGTGACCGGCAAGATGCACGCCGGCACCGAGGTCACGCGCGACTCCCTCGACCAGATCGGCGACATCCTCGAGGGCGTGGCCAACGCCTTCCGGATCTTCAAGGGGGCGATGGCGACCTTCTCCACGATGGTCGCCGCCTCCAGCGTGTACGGGCTGTCGATGATGGTGCTGTCGCCCGTGGGGGCCGTCCAGGGCCGCCTGTACCTGAGATGGCTGCTCAACGCCGCCGACAAGGTGCTGACCGTGATGATCGGCGCGCTCCTCACGTACTGCATGGGCCAGGCGACCGTCATCGCCTACCTGATCGCGCAGGGGCAGGCGCTGGGCGACCTGGCCGAGCCCTACGAGCAGGACGGCTGGCCGCGGGCGAGGCTGCGCGAGGTCGACTTCGCCACCGTGAAGATCGACAAGTCGGCGTTCCCCACGTTCCAGTACCCCGAGGGAGGCAAGGCCCTGCCGGACGACGCTAAGGACTTCAAGTGGGTTGCCCCGAGCCGGCCCCGTACGAACTGA
- a CDS encoding YbaB/EbfC family nucleoid-associated protein yields the protein MFDFDPAAVTPEELDRIGRRADEAMSKLATAMDGLGEVTGEGAAAGGRIQATVEADGLVRDLRLDARVLRTMGSEELAEAIVAALRAAQLSARGQLEERLAAAQGSERLPFDLGDVGRRFEAVQSAFLAALPPR from the coding sequence ATGTTCGACTTCGACCCGGCCGCCGTCACGCCCGAGGAGCTGGACCGGATCGGGCGGCGCGCGGACGAGGCCATGTCGAAGCTCGCCACCGCCATGGACGGGCTCGGCGAGGTCACCGGGGAGGGCGCGGCGGCCGGGGGCCGGATCCAGGCCACCGTGGAGGCCGACGGCCTCGTCCGGGACCTCCGCCTGGACGCGCGGGTGCTGCGCACGATGGGCAGCGAAGAGCTGGCCGAGGCGATCGTGGCGGCGCTGCGCGCGGCCCAGCTGTCGGCCCGGGGCCAGCTGGAGGAGCGCCTGGCCGCGGCCCAGGGCAGCGAGCGCCTGCCGTTCGACCTCGGGGACGTCGGCCGCCGCTTCGAGGCCGTCCAGTCCGCCTTCCTCGCGGCCCTGCCCCCGCGCTGA
- a CDS encoding FadR/GntR family transcriptional regulator has translation MRNVARTSLVDAAIDELRREIARGVWPVGTKIPSESQLAQSLGMSRLSVREAVRVLAHAGLLHTRQGDGTYVTATDESKVALRRRLDTAAAMDIIDVRRGLDLVAARLAAGRRTEEDLTAMRRTLARRDTAARAGDLDGFADADVDFHLQVADAAHNALLGDLYRSMSDALRDSVRDQEQAALTPDSSHDDLLSAIEDGDAARAVAVSVAILDQQERDL, from the coding sequence ATGCGAAACGTCGCTCGGACCTCGCTCGTGGACGCCGCCATCGACGAGCTCCGCCGAGAGATCGCGCGTGGTGTGTGGCCGGTCGGCACCAAGATCCCGTCCGAGAGCCAGCTCGCGCAGAGCCTCGGCATGAGCAGGCTGTCCGTACGCGAGGCGGTGCGGGTCCTGGCCCACGCCGGGCTGCTGCACACCCGCCAGGGCGACGGCACGTACGTGACCGCCACCGACGAGTCCAAGGTCGCCCTGCGCCGACGGCTCGACACGGCGGCCGCCATGGACATCATCGACGTGCGCCGCGGCCTCGACCTCGTGGCCGCCCGGCTCGCGGCCGGCAGGCGCACGGAGGAGGATCTGACCGCGATGCGCCGGACGCTGGCCCGCCGCGACACGGCCGCCCGCGCCGGCGACCTCGACGGCTTCGCGGACGCGGACGTGGACTTCCACCTGCAGGTCGCGGACGCCGCGCACAACGCCCTGCTCGGCGACCTCTACCGGAGCATGAGCGACGCCCTGCGCGACAGCGTCAGGGACCAGGAGCAGGCGGCCCTGACGCCGGACAGCTCCCACGACGACCTGCTGAGCGCGATCGAGGACGGCGACGCGGCCCGCGCGGTCGCCGTCTCCGTCGCCATCCTCGACCAGCAGGAACGCGACCTCTGA
- a CDS encoding nuclear transport factor 2 family protein, whose protein sequence is MSKVFQRWALLPAATVPVLLVAGCDVGGDSTQAMKAAVTPTGPYTASASPTGTATATTTATTAGHPRGAVESYFNALKAGNVDQIVGAFARNAVVEIDGEATAEGTKAIRSLYQQQLHGATDLLSATHTIVDVRTVSGENAVVRSGSKQGQARFRELFLLGKEGGKWKISEFMNNQSS, encoded by the coding sequence ATGAGCAAGGTTTTTCAGCGCTGGGCACTTCTACCGGCGGCGACCGTCCCCGTCCTCCTGGTCGCCGGTTGCGACGTGGGCGGTGACAGTACGCAAGCGATGAAAGCGGCCGTGACCCCGACCGGGCCCTACACCGCGAGCGCGTCCCCGACCGGGACGGCGACGGCGACGACGACGGCGACGACGGCTGGGCACCCGCGCGGCGCCGTCGAGTCCTACTTCAACGCGCTCAAGGCGGGGAACGTGGACCAGATCGTCGGCGCGTTCGCGCGGAACGCGGTGGTCGAGATAGACGGGGAGGCCACGGCGGAGGGCACCAAGGCGATCCGCAGCCTCTACCAGCAGCAGCTGCACGGCGCCACCGACCTGCTGTCGGCCACGCACACCATCGTGGACGTGCGCACCGTCAGCGGCGAGAACGCCGTCGTCCGCTCCGGGAGCAAGCAGGGGCAGGCGCGCTTCCGCGAGCTGTTCCTGCTCGGCAAGGAGGGCGGGAAGTGGAAGATCTCGGAGTTCATGAACAACCAGTCGTCCTGA
- a CDS encoding sensor histidine kinase, protein MTVPWKPWKAVLYQLLGAALLTPVAAVLAMALVTEVSLARVLLLWAACLPASALVACLPLVPRLEAVALSELLGVAVPDRADPVYLRVLTALHLFVGATLSAGVLALAPALTRWQAAQDDLAQVSVMAVAVLAVMVAAGAGQQRVARRLLRSDPSLVIEELGRRQSLALELHDSVGHALSVVLVQAMAAQAALGRPETVPVAGRSLEHLVGTARGAQQELDVLLRVLDEGGTAQAPTLAALGALVQGLDVECRADPVDRVPEAASRAAYAIAREAVTNALKHGRGRVRVDLTVRHRTDPEVAAVRGCGLSRAKEEVAAVSGRGRSAGGAGGADREVVLVVENEMAGSAPPGEGRGLVGMRMRARLAGGVFEREEVEGAWRVKATLPA, encoded by the coding sequence GTGACGGTTCCCTGGAAGCCCTGGAAGGCGGTGCTCTACCAGCTGCTCGGCGCGGCGTTGCTGACGCCGGTGGCGGCGGTCCTGGCGATGGCGCTCGTGACGGAGGTGTCCCTGGCGCGGGTGCTGCTGCTGTGGGCGGCGTGCCTGCCCGCGTCGGCGCTCGTGGCGTGCCTGCCCCTGGTGCCGCGGCTTGAGGCCGTCGCCCTGTCGGAGCTGCTCGGGGTGGCCGTGCCGGACCGCGCCGACCCGGTCTATCTGCGGGTGCTGACGGCGCTGCACCTGTTCGTGGGGGCGACGCTGAGTGCCGGGGTGCTGGCGCTGGCGCCCGCGCTCACCCGATGGCAGGCCGCCCAGGACGACCTGGCGCAGGTGTCCGTCATGGCCGTGGCCGTGCTGGCGGTGATGGTGGCGGCGGGGGCCGGGCAGCAGCGGGTGGCGCGCCGGCTGCTGCGCTCCGACCCGTCGCTGGTGATCGAGGAGCTCGGCCGCCGCCAGAGCCTGGCGCTGGAGCTGCACGACTCGGTGGGGCACGCGCTCAGCGTCGTCCTGGTGCAGGCCATGGCGGCCCAGGCGGCCCTGGGGCGGCCGGAGACGGTGCCGGTGGCCGGGCGCTCGCTGGAGCACCTGGTGGGCACCGCACGTGGCGCCCAGCAGGAGCTGGACGTGCTGCTTCGGGTGCTCGACGAGGGCGGTACGGCGCAGGCGCCCACGCTGGCCGCCCTCGGCGCGCTCGTTCAGGGGCTGGACGTGGAGTGCCGGGCCGATCCGGTGGACCGGGTCCCGGAGGCGGCGTCGCGGGCCGCGTACGCGATCGCCAGAGAAGCGGTCACGAACGCGCTCAAGCACGGGCGGGGGCGGGTCCGGGTGGACCTCACCGTCCGGCACCGCACCGACCCCGAGGTGGCCGCGGTCAGGGGCTGCGGGCTTTCGAGGGCGAAGGAGGAGGTGGCCGCAGTCAGTGGCCGGGGTCGTTCGGCGGGCGGCGCCGGCGGGGCCGACAGGGAGGTCGTGCTGGTCGTGGAGAACGAGATGGCCGGGAGCGCGCCACCGGGGGAAGGACGCGGTCTGGTGGGGATGCGGATGCGGGCGCGCCTGGCCGGCGGGGTGTTCGAGCGGGAGGAGGTGGAGGGCGCATGGCGGGTGAAGGCGACACTGCCCGCGTGA
- a CDS encoding response regulator transcription factor, which produces MSGGIRVVLADDEPLIRSGWATMLSPYDDIEVIGQAADGHAAVELGRAADVVLMDIRMPGMDGLRATRELARLSPRTRVVVVTTFENDQLVWGALRAGAAGYVLKRSPAADLVTAIRLRDGVLFPDALRRIAAPRPRAAAHDLTPRELDVLRHLARGLSNAEIAAALYVTRETVKTHVGNVLDKLGARDRTQAVVRAYDLGLVLAGD; this is translated from the coding sequence GTGAGCGGGGGCATCCGGGTGGTGCTGGCCGACGACGAGCCGCTCATCCGCTCCGGCTGGGCCACCATGCTCTCCCCGTACGACGACATCGAGGTGATCGGGCAGGCGGCCGACGGCCACGCCGCCGTCGAGCTGGGCCGCGCGGCCGACGTGGTGCTCATGGACATCCGCATGCCCGGCATGGACGGCCTGCGCGCCACCCGCGAGCTGGCCCGCCTCTCGCCGCGCACCCGGGTCGTCGTGGTCACGACGTTCGAGAACGACCAGCTCGTCTGGGGCGCGCTACGCGCCGGCGCGGCCGGCTACGTGCTCAAACGCTCCCCCGCCGCCGACCTCGTCACCGCGATCCGGCTGCGGGACGGCGTGCTCTTCCCCGACGCGCTGCGCCGCATCGCCGCCCCGCGCCCGCGCGCCGCCGCCCACGACCTCACGCCCAGGGAGCTGGACGTCCTGCGCCACCTGGCCCGCGGGCTGAGCAACGCCGAGATCGCCGCCGCCCTGTACGTCACCAGGGAGACGGTCAAGACACACGTCGGCAACGTCCTGGACAAGCTCGGCGCGAGGGACCGCACCCAGGCCGTCGTGCGAGCCTACGACCTGGGTTTGGTCCTGGCGGGCGACTAG
- the nirD gene encoding nitrite reductase small subunit NirD, producing the protein MNGWTRICDYEAMLPERGVCALVGGEQVAVFRTHDGTVHALGNLDPFTGAYVLSRGIVGTRKGEPTVASPLHKQVFSLVSGQCLDEDAVSVPVYRVRVADGGVEVGA; encoded by the coding sequence ATGAACGGCTGGACGCGGATCTGCGACTACGAGGCCATGCTGCCGGAGCGCGGCGTCTGCGCCCTGGTGGGCGGCGAGCAGGTGGCCGTCTTCCGCACGCACGACGGCACGGTGCACGCGCTGGGCAACCTCGACCCGTTCACCGGCGCGTACGTGCTCTCGCGCGGCATCGTCGGCACCAGGAAGGGCGAGCCGACCGTGGCCTCGCCGCTGCACAAGCAGGTGTTCTCGCTGGTGTCCGGGCAGTGCCTGGACGAGGACGCGGTGTCCGTGCCGGTCTACCGCGTACGGGTGGCGGACGGCGGCGTGGAGGTCGGCGCCTAG
- the nirB gene encoding nitrite reductase large subunit NirB — protein sequence MSRIVVVGYGPTAHRLVETLVDKGFDGRITVIGEEPRPAYDRVALTSYLSGVTVEDLTYEVPAGVVTRLSSRVIGIDREAREVTLADGATEPYDVLVLATGSAPFVPPVPGAEHAFVYRTIDDLDAIRVAAKDAAEGVVVGGGLLGLEAADALRALGLKAHIVEMSPWLMPRQVDEGGGAVLKSHIEGLGLGVHAGAGVQEIVTVDGEVTGLRKPDGTVLDAQVVVFSAGIRPRDELARSSGLEVGERGGIVVDSSMLTSDPSIYAVGECALVGGMVYGLVGPCNSMAEVAADRIMGGSSAFEGADMSTKLKLLGVEVAQFGAMSGALDVTYMDPVGGVYKRLFISDDAKTLLGGICVGDASPYTSLRPFVGKALPASPSDLLFSGAGASLDLPDEAQVCSCNNVCAGDVRTAIADKGVTDVPGIKACTRAGTTCGSCVPMLKQLLEKSGVEVSKALCEHFTYSRAELFDIVRVRKITTFSQLITEHGQGRGCDICKPAVASILASLYNGHVLDGERVTLQDTNDHFLANMQKNGTYSVVPRIPGGEITPDKLIVIGEVARDFGLYTKITGGQRIDLFGARVEQLPEIWRRLVDAGFESGHAYGKALRTVKSCVGSTWCRYGVQDSVGMAIALELRYRGLRSPHKLKSAVSGCARECAEARSKDFGIIATEQGWNLYVGGNGGFKPRHADLLATDLSSEELIRTIDRFLMFYIRTADRLQRTSTWLESLDGGLDYLREVIMEDSLGICADLDAQMDNHIATYADEWAATLDDPEKLNRFVTFVNAPGVPDPSIVFASERGQIKPVMAR from the coding sequence ATGAGCAGGATCGTCGTCGTTGGGTACGGGCCGACGGCCCACCGGCTCGTCGAAACCCTGGTGGACAAGGGCTTCGACGGCCGGATCACCGTGATCGGGGAGGAGCCGCGCCCGGCCTACGACCGGGTGGCGCTCACCTCCTACCTCTCCGGCGTCACCGTGGAGGACCTCACCTACGAGGTGCCCGCGGGGGTCGTGACGCGGCTGAGCAGCCGGGTCATCGGGATCGATCGGGAGGCCCGCGAGGTCACCCTGGCCGACGGCGCCACCGAGCCGTATGACGTGCTCGTGCTGGCCACCGGGTCGGCGCCGTTCGTGCCGCCGGTGCCGGGCGCCGAGCACGCGTTCGTCTACCGCACCATCGACGACCTGGACGCCATCCGGGTGGCCGCCAAGGACGCGGCCGAGGGCGTCGTGGTCGGCGGCGGGCTGCTCGGACTGGAGGCCGCCGACGCGCTGCGCGCGCTCGGGCTGAAGGCGCACATCGTCGAGATGAGCCCCTGGCTGATGCCGCGGCAGGTGGACGAGGGCGGCGGCGCGGTGCTGAAGTCCCACATCGAGGGCCTCGGGCTCGGCGTGCACGCCGGGGCGGGCGTCCAGGAGATCGTCACCGTGGACGGCGAGGTCACCGGGTTGCGCAAGCCGGACGGCACGGTGCTGGACGCGCAGGTCGTGGTCTTCTCGGCGGGCATCAGGCCGCGTGACGAGCTGGCCAGGTCGTCCGGGCTGGAGGTCGGGGAGCGGGGCGGCATCGTGGTCGACTCCTCGATGCTCACCTCCGACCCCTCGATCTACGCGGTCGGCGAGTGCGCGCTCGTCGGCGGCATGGTCTACGGCCTGGTCGGGCCGTGCAACTCGATGGCCGAGGTGGCGGCCGACCGGATCATGGGCGGGTCCTCGGCCTTCGAGGGCGCCGACATGTCCACCAAGCTCAAGCTGCTGGGTGTGGAGGTGGCGCAGTTCGGGGCCATGTCGGGGGCGCTCGACGTCACCTACATGGACCCGGTGGGCGGCGTCTACAAGAGGCTGTTCATCAGCGACGACGCCAAGACGCTGCTCGGCGGGATCTGCGTGGGCGACGCCTCGCCGTACACGTCCCTGCGGCCCTTCGTCGGCAAGGCGCTGCCCGCCTCGCCGTCCGACCTGCTCTTCAGCGGGGCCGGGGCCAGTCTCGACCTGCCCGACGAGGCGCAGGTGTGCTCCTGCAACAACGTGTGCGCGGGCGACGTCCGCACGGCCATCGCCGACAAGGGCGTCACCGACGTGCCCGGCATCAAGGCCTGCACCCGCGCCGGCACGACCTGCGGCAGCTGCGTGCCGATGCTCAAGCAGCTGCTGGAGAAGTCGGGCGTCGAGGTCAGCAAGGCGCTGTGCGAGCACTTCACGTACTCGCGGGCCGAGCTGTTCGACATCGTACGGGTCCGCAAGATCACCACGTTCTCCCAGCTCATCACCGAACACGGGCAGGGCAGGGGCTGCGACATCTGCAAGCCGGCCGTGGCCTCGATCCTGGCCTCGCTCTACAACGGCCACGTGCTCGACGGCGAGCGGGTCACGCTGCAGGACACCAACGATCACTTCCTCGCCAACATGCAGAAGAACGGCACGTACTCGGTCGTCCCGCGCATCCCCGGCGGCGAGATCACCCCCGACAAGCTGATCGTGATCGGCGAGGTGGCCCGTGACTTCGGCCTCTACACGAAGATCACCGGCGGGCAGCGCATCGACCTGTTCGGAGCCCGGGTCGAGCAGCTGCCGGAGATCTGGCGGCGGCTGGTGGACGCCGGGTTCGAGTCCGGCCACGCCTACGGCAAGGCGCTGCGCACGGTGAAGTCGTGCGTGGGCTCGACCTGGTGCCGCTACGGCGTGCAGGACTCGGTGGGCATGGCCATCGCGCTGGAGCTGCGCTACCGCGGCCTGCGCTCGCCGCACAAGCTCAAGTCGGCCGTCTCCGGCTGTGCCCGCGAGTGCGCCGAGGCCAGGTCCAAGGACTTCGGGATCATCGCCACCGAGCAGGGCTGGAACCTGTACGTCGGCGGCAACGGCGGCTTCAAGCCCCGCCACGCCGACCTGCTGGCCACGGACCTGAGCTCGGAGGAGCTCATCAGGACGATCGACCGGTTCCTCATGTTCTACATCCGCACGGCCGACCGGCTGCAGCGCACCTCCACCTGGCTGGAGTCGCTGGACGGCGGGCTCGACTATCTCCGCGAGGTGATCATGGAAGATTCGCTCGGCATCTGCGCCGACCTGGACGCGCAGATGGACAACCACATCGCCACGTACGCCGACGAGTGGGCGGCCACGCTGGACGACCCCGAGAAGCTGAACAGGTTCGTCACCTTCGTCAACGCCCCCGGCGTGCCCGACCCGTCGATCGTCTTCGCCAGCGAGCGCGGCCAGATCAAGCCGGTGATGGCCCGATGA
- a CDS encoding FAD-dependent oxidoreductase has product MRLVVVGNGMAGSRLVSEVRTRDPHIRITIFGAESRQPYNRVLLSNVLAGSSRPEQVRLLESSWYDAHHVEAAFGDAVAHIDRETRHVVTEGGRREPYDLLVLAMGSEAIVPPIPGVERAIPFRTLDDCERIMEAADQARRAVVVGGGLLGIEAARGLAGRGLPVTLLHLAGHLMERQLDVEAGEVLGETLAGLGVEIRTGVSAESVREDGVLLAGGELIEGDLVVLACGVRPVTGPAAAAGLEVRRGIVVDDELRTDDPSIFAIGECAEHEGTVYGLVAPAWEQAAVAADVITGGKALYRGSRLVTRLKARSVELAAMGETQLTEEHAEVVRFSHRARGTYRKLVIRDGRLVGAILLGESDAVGTLTQLFDRGAPVPGDRAGLLFPGLSSAPVADSPTLMPDAAKVCQCNNVTKGQIRACWEAGARDVAGVAAATRATTGCGTCRDAVEGIVGWLCEQEGISV; this is encoded by the coding sequence ATGAGGCTCGTCGTCGTCGGCAACGGGATGGCCGGGTCGCGGCTGGTCAGCGAGGTACGGACCAGGGACCCGCACATCAGGATCACGATCTTCGGCGCGGAGTCGCGCCAGCCGTACAACAGGGTGCTGCTGTCCAACGTGCTGGCCGGCAGCTCGCGTCCCGAGCAGGTGAGGCTGCTCGAATCCTCCTGGTACGACGCCCACCACGTCGAGGCCGCCTTCGGCGACGCGGTCGCCCACATCGACAGGGAGACCAGGCACGTGGTGACCGAGGGCGGGCGGCGCGAGCCGTACGACCTGCTGGTCCTGGCCATGGGCAGCGAGGCGATCGTGCCGCCGATCCCGGGCGTGGAGCGGGCCATCCCGTTCCGCACGCTCGACGACTGCGAGCGCATCATGGAGGCCGCGGACCAGGCCCGCCGGGCCGTGGTCGTCGGCGGCGGCCTGCTCGGCATCGAGGCCGCCCGCGGGCTGGCCGGGCGCGGCCTGCCCGTGACGCTGCTGCACCTGGCCGGGCACCTCATGGAGCGCCAGCTCGACGTCGAGGCGGGCGAGGTGCTCGGCGAGACGCTCGCCGGGCTCGGCGTCGAGATCCGCACCGGCGTCAGCGCCGAGTCGGTGCGGGAGGACGGCGTCCTGCTGGCCGGCGGCGAGCTGATCGAGGGCGACCTCGTCGTGCTGGCCTGCGGCGTCCGCCCCGTCACCGGGCCGGCCGCCGCGGCGGGGCTGGAGGTGCGGCGCGGCATCGTCGTGGACGACGAGCTGCGCACCGACGACCCGTCGATCTTCGCCATCGGCGAGTGCGCCGAACACGAGGGCACCGTGTACGGCCTGGTCGCCCCCGCCTGGGAGCAGGCCGCCGTGGCCGCCGACGTCATCACCGGCGGCAAGGCCCTCTACCGGGGCTCCCGCCTGGTCACCCGGCTCAAGGCCAGGAGCGTCGAGCTGGCCGCCATGGGCGAGACCCAGCTCACCGAGGAGCACGCCGAGGTGGTGCGCTTCAGCCACCGGGCCCGCGGCACCTACCGCAAGCTCGTCATCCGCGACGGTCGGCTGGTGGGCGCGATCCTGCTGGGCGAGAGCGACGCCGTCGGCACGCTCACCCAGCTCTTCGACCGGGGCGCGCCGGTGCCGGGGGACCGGGCAGGGCTGCTGTTCCCCGGGCTGTCGTCGGCGCCGGTGGCCGACAGCCCGACGCTGATGCCGGACGCGGCCAAGGTCTGTCAGTGCAACAACGTGACCAAGGGCCAGATCAGGGCGTGCTGGGAGGCCGGGGCCCGCGACGTGGCCGGAGTGGCGGCCGCGACCAGGGCGACGACCGGATGCGGAACCTGCCGCGACGCCGTGGAGGGCATCGTCGGCTGGCTGTGCGAGCAGGAAGGGATTTCAGTATGA